In the Caballeronia sp. LZ062 genome, one interval contains:
- a CDS encoding DUF2252 domain-containing protein, translating into MSTRLSSIPTPSQANGTADESRAAGRALRDAVPFEAHANWQPEPDRPDPVERVLAVNAGRQERLVPLRMSRMAESPFAFLRGAATVMAWDLARSPSIGHNVMIDGDAHINNFGLFRTPRQDVVFDLNDFDETIVAPWEWDLKRLTASINVAARENGVDAEGRERAVRSACAAYRTTMNDLRQVSPYDLWQMRSYASALHIDAPTRLTADEKATIERTVERAMKRSHATMLAKVAEPAGTSWRFKVDPPILTELDAAEKNHVIDGFRAYLQTIAGEWRMMLERYDVVDVAHRVVGVGSVGTRAYLVLLIGRALGDPIFMQVKEGIVPAAAPFVPPLDEPFRHQGRRVVHGQRLLQSSSDALLGWTTISGRDFYVRQMKQIRGSVPVDWLHGATFDFYAWCLGLLLARAHARTGDPALIAGYCGTSDRLDAAYATWAERYGAQTVADHAAFCAAISVGRVKAA; encoded by the coding sequence TTGTCCACGCGCTTAAGCTCCATCCCGACGCCCTCGCAAGCAAACGGCACCGCCGACGAAAGCCGCGCCGCCGGGCGCGCACTGCGCGACGCCGTCCCGTTCGAAGCCCACGCGAACTGGCAGCCCGAGCCGGACCGCCCTGATCCCGTCGAGCGCGTGCTGGCCGTGAACGCAGGGCGGCAGGAGCGGCTCGTGCCGCTGCGCATGTCACGCATGGCCGAATCGCCGTTCGCCTTCCTGCGAGGCGCTGCGACCGTCATGGCGTGGGATCTGGCCAGATCGCCGTCGATCGGGCACAACGTGATGATCGACGGCGACGCGCACATCAACAATTTCGGCCTCTTTCGCACGCCGCGTCAGGACGTCGTGTTCGATCTGAACGATTTCGACGAGACCATCGTGGCGCCGTGGGAATGGGACCTGAAGCGCCTGACCGCGAGCATCAACGTCGCAGCGCGCGAAAACGGCGTGGACGCCGAAGGCCGTGAGCGCGCGGTGCGTTCGGCTTGCGCCGCGTATCGCACGACGATGAACGATCTGCGCCAGGTGAGCCCGTACGATTTGTGGCAGATGCGTTCCTACGCGAGCGCGCTGCACATCGACGCCCCCACGCGCCTCACCGCCGACGAAAAAGCGACCATCGAACGCACGGTCGAGCGCGCGATGAAGCGCTCGCACGCAACGATGCTCGCCAAGGTCGCGGAGCCCGCCGGCACGAGCTGGCGCTTCAAGGTCGATCCGCCGATCCTGACGGAACTCGACGCCGCCGAGAAGAATCACGTCATCGACGGCTTCCGGGCGTATTTGCAGACCATCGCGGGCGAGTGGCGCATGATGCTCGAACGCTACGATGTGGTCGATGTCGCGCATCGCGTGGTGGGCGTCGGAAGCGTCGGCACGCGTGCGTATCTTGTTCTGCTGATCGGCCGCGCGCTCGGCGATCCCATCTTCATGCAGGTGAAGGAAGGCATCGTGCCGGCCGCCGCGCCGTTCGTGCCGCCGCTCGACGAACCGTTTCGGCATCAGGGCCGGCGCGTCGTGCATGGCCAGCGGTTGTTGCAAAGCTCATCGGATGCGCTGCTCGGCTGGACCACTATCTCAGGGCGCGATTTTTACGTGCGCCAGATGAAGCAGATTCGCGGCTCTGTTCCCGTCGACTGGCTGCACGGCGCGACGTTCGACTTCTACGCGTGGTGTCTCGGACTCCTGCTCGCCCGCGCGCACGCCCGCACCGGCGACCCGGCGCTCATCGCCGGCTATTGCGGCACGTCCGACAGGCTCGACGCCGCCTACGCGACCTGGGCCGAGCGGTACGGCGCGCAGACCGTGGCGGACCACGCGGCGTTCTGCGCGGCGATCAGCGTCGGGCGCGTGAAAGCAGCCTAG
- the mscL gene encoding large conductance mechanosensitive channel protein MscL, whose translation MSMIGEFKNFALKGNVMDLAVGVIIGGAFSTIVNSVVKDLIMPVVGLATGGLDFSNLFIRLGHIPPTFKGNPDSYKDLQTAGVAVFGYGSFITVLINFIILAFIIFLMVKFINNLRKPTEAAAPAAPPEDVLLLREIRDELKKTPRV comes from the coding sequence ATGAGCATGATCGGAGAATTCAAGAATTTCGCCCTCAAGGGCAACGTCATGGACCTCGCGGTCGGCGTCATCATCGGTGGCGCGTTTTCGACCATCGTGAACTCCGTCGTCAAGGATTTGATCATGCCGGTCGTCGGCCTCGCGACTGGCGGGCTCGATTTCTCGAATCTCTTCATCCGGCTCGGTCACATACCGCCGACCTTCAAAGGCAATCCCGATTCGTACAAAGATCTGCAGACTGCGGGCGTGGCGGTGTTCGGCTACGGATCGTTCATCACCGTGCTGATCAACTTCATCATCCTGGCATTCATCATCTTTCTGATGGTCAAGTTCATCAACAATCTGCGCAAGCCCACGGAAGCGGCGGCGCCCGCCGCGCCGCCCGAAGACGTGCTTCTGCTGCGCGAAATCCGCGACGAACTCAAGAAGACGCCGCGCGTCTAG
- a CDS encoding dodecin: MSEHVYKQIELTGSSTQSSDDAVRVALAKASKTLRNMHWFEVTETRGHIENGEVLHWQVTIKVGLRIED, translated from the coding sequence ATGTCGGAACACGTCTATAAGCAGATCGAACTCACCGGCTCGTCGACTCAATCGAGCGACGACGCCGTGCGCGTGGCGCTTGCCAAGGCCTCCAAGACCCTGCGCAACATGCACTGGTTCGAAGTGACGGAAACGCGCGGGCATATCGAGAACGGCGAGGTGCTGCACTGGCAGGTGACGATCAAGGTGGGACTGCGGATCGAGGATTGA
- a CDS encoding PAAR domain-containing protein, whose translation MRKALVVQGSPTTTGGIVIGGSATHMTDHGKPFALYGDEATCGKCEGAFKIIGTATRRCYRGRAGVLEGDLVLCPCAQNRVMASPDPSCFYDDGDDACLSTQAGNAVTASPITCDEQYVLRDAATGQPHPGVSYKISSSSGQIWRGVTDDKGQTQRLRTSGPATLRLAITEDKNV comes from the coding sequence ATGCGTAAGGCACTCGTGGTGCAAGGCAGTCCCACCACTACGGGTGGGATAGTGATCGGCGGCTCAGCGACTCATATGACCGACCACGGTAAGCCGTTTGCGCTGTACGGCGACGAAGCCACATGCGGCAAGTGCGAAGGCGCGTTCAAGATCATCGGTACGGCGACACGGCGATGCTATCGGGGACGAGCGGGCGTTCTGGAGGGCGACTTGGTCTTGTGTCCGTGCGCTCAAAACCGGGTGATGGCAAGTCCCGATCCCAGCTGTTTCTATGATGACGGCGACGACGCGTGCCTTTCCACCCAAGCCGGGAATGCGGTGACCGCATCGCCCATTACCTGCGACGAGCAATATGTCTTGCGCGATGCCGCGACGGGACAACCGCATCCAGGCGTTAGTTACAAGATTAGTTCGTCGTCGGGCCAGATTTGGCGTGGCGTTACTGACGATAAAGGACAAACTCAACGACTAAGAACCAGCGGCCCTGCAACACTCCGCCTTGCAATAACAGAGGATAAGAATGTCTGA
- a CDS encoding M35 family metallo-endopeptidase, giving the protein MSDNDYVIAHESAATNAVPGSQVHIDLDMTPICSNMSNKEFRESIFKSRAEGLDLIQTRITGVSKWDTREQARVKKWLGRSDDVTRTVLQAGLPKLLSAMADLKPENIIRWDAQKQRNITCTIFPDNGSTDAAVCKPDTARRMIAIYPHFCHSPRSQLWHGCQVLTLIHECTHFTDVFNSIDAMYGVSVGLSFWAQENPDEAIRNADSLACYVGIED; this is encoded by the coding sequence ATGTCTGACAACGATTATGTCATCGCTCACGAATCGGCGGCGACTAACGCAGTGCCGGGGTCGCAAGTGCATATCGATCTGGATATGACTCCAATATGCTCGAACATGAGCAACAAGGAGTTCAGGGAATCGATCTTCAAATCGCGCGCCGAAGGTCTCGACCTGATTCAAACCCGCATCACGGGTGTGTCAAAGTGGGACACACGCGAGCAGGCCCGCGTGAAGAAATGGTTAGGTCGCTCTGATGACGTTACGCGCACCGTCTTACAAGCAGGACTGCCAAAGCTGCTGAGCGCCATGGCCGACCTGAAGCCGGAAAATATCATTCGCTGGGACGCACAGAAACAACGAAATATCACGTGCACCATATTTCCAGATAATGGCAGTACAGATGCGGCTGTCTGCAAACCAGATACAGCCAGGCGCATGATCGCCATATATCCGCATTTCTGCCACTCGCCAAGGTCGCAACTATGGCATGGTTGCCAGGTGCTGACGCTAATACACGAATGTACCCATTTCACAGACGTGTTTAATTCCATCGACGCAATGTATGGCGTGAGCGTCGGTTTGTCATTCTGGGCGCAAGAGAACCCGGATGAGGCAATACGAAACGCCGACAGCCTGGCGTGTTATGTTGGAATCGAGGACTAG
- a CDS encoding BMP family ABC transporter substrate-binding protein, whose translation MQKTWLKAITATVALSATLAAASARAADAPGVAFVYLGNPGDAGWTFAHDAGSKEAEAKFGNKIKITRVENVPESADSERVFRDLANKGNKVIFGTSFGYQDFQLKVAKDFPDTIFLTATGFKKAKNFGTYDVRMYQGAYLAGVAAAYVTKTNTLGFVASVPIPEVVRNINAYTLGARSVNPKIHTKVIWINSWFDPGKEKQAAETLIGQGADVLLQNTDSNATLNTANEKHVHAFGWDSNMKKFGPDAHLGSVVAHWGVYYNDVIQKVLDGKWKNDPVWLGIPQKAVDLEDLNTGAIPAKAVQAVAAKRDELHSGKWDVFSGPIKGQSGEEKVPAGKTLTDPELQRINWYVEGVDGSLPK comes from the coding sequence ATGCAGAAAACCTGGCTGAAGGCGATCACGGCCACTGTCGCGCTGTCCGCGACGCTCGCCGCTGCGAGTGCGCGGGCCGCGGACGCACCGGGCGTGGCCTTCGTCTATCTCGGCAATCCGGGCGATGCCGGCTGGACCTTCGCGCACGATGCCGGCAGCAAGGAAGCCGAAGCGAAGTTCGGCAACAAGATCAAGATCACGCGCGTGGAAAACGTGCCGGAATCCGCGGACTCGGAACGCGTGTTCCGCGATCTGGCGAACAAGGGCAACAAGGTCATCTTCGGCACGAGCTTCGGCTATCAGGACTTCCAGTTGAAGGTCGCGAAGGACTTTCCCGACACGATCTTCCTGACCGCGACGGGCTTCAAGAAGGCGAAGAACTTCGGCACGTACGACGTGCGCATGTATCAGGGCGCGTATCTGGCGGGTGTCGCGGCTGCTTACGTCACGAAAACGAACACGCTGGGCTTCGTCGCCTCCGTGCCGATTCCCGAAGTGGTCCGCAATATCAACGCGTACACGCTGGGCGCGCGTTCGGTGAATCCGAAGATCCATACGAAGGTCATCTGGATCAATAGCTGGTTCGATCCGGGCAAGGAAAAGCAGGCGGCCGAGACGCTGATCGGACAGGGCGCGGATGTGCTGTTGCAGAACACGGACTCGAACGCGACGCTCAACACCGCGAACGAAAAGCATGTGCACGCGTTCGGCTGGGATTCGAACATGAAGAAGTTCGGCCCGGATGCGCATCTGGGTTCGGTGGTCGCGCATTGGGGCGTGTACTACAACGACGTGATCCAGAAGGTGCTCGACGGCAAGTGGAAGAACGATCCGGTCTGGCTCGGCATTCCGCAGAAGGCGGTGGACCTGGAAGACCTGAACACCGGCGCGATTCCGGCGAAGGCGGTCCAGGCTGTTGCCGCCAAGCGTGACGAACTGCACTCCGGCAAGTGGGATGTCTTCAGCGGTCCGATCAAGGGTCAATCCGGTGAGGAGAAGGTGCCGGCAGGCAAGACGCTGACCGATCCGGAACTGCAACGCATCAACTGGTACGTGGAAGGGGTGGATGGGTCGCTGCCGAAGTGA
- a CDS encoding ABC transporter permease: MDINQASNLASSAVIAAIPLMYAGAGELVAEKSGVLNLGVEGMMLMGAVTGYAVTSITGSPWLGIAASVFAGLAMALLFGFLTITMLANQVATGLSLTIFGIGFSAYVGKPYTSAAVRATIDVMPIPGLSSIPILGPAIFSLTPLGYLAFVMFALLGWFLYKTRAGLVLRSVGESPAVAHSVGFPVVGVRYCATLFGGGMAGIAGGYYSIVYLHVWQEQLTSGRGWIALALVVFATWRPGRLLIGALLFGAVMALQFYAQAIGVPVPTQFLAMLPYIATIVVLVLISRNPNTIKLNAPASLGKPFFAAS; this comes from the coding sequence ATGGATATCAATCAAGCCAGCAATCTTGCCTCGAGCGCGGTCATCGCGGCCATTCCGCTCATGTACGCGGGCGCGGGCGAACTCGTCGCGGAGAAGTCCGGCGTGCTCAATCTGGGCGTCGAAGGCATGATGCTGATGGGCGCGGTCACGGGCTACGCGGTCACGTCGATCACGGGCAGCCCATGGCTCGGCATTGCGGCCTCTGTTTTCGCCGGGCTGGCGATGGCGCTGCTGTTCGGCTTCCTCACTATCACGATGCTCGCGAATCAGGTTGCCACGGGCCTGTCGCTGACCATCTTCGGCATCGGATTCTCTGCGTATGTCGGCAAGCCGTACACGTCGGCGGCGGTGCGCGCGACCATCGACGTCATGCCGATTCCCGGTCTCTCGTCGATCCCCATCCTCGGGCCCGCGATCTTTTCGCTCACGCCGCTCGGCTATCTTGCATTCGTCATGTTCGCCTTGCTCGGCTGGTTCCTCTACAAGACGCGCGCGGGGCTCGTCTTGCGCTCCGTCGGCGAATCGCCGGCTGTCGCGCATTCGGTCGGCTTTCCGGTGGTGGGCGTGCGCTACTGCGCGACGCTCTTTGGCGGCGGAATGGCGGGCATCGCGGGCGGCTATTACTCGATCGTCTATCTGCACGTCTGGCAGGAGCAGTTGACGTCTGGCCGCGGCTGGATCGCGCTCGCACTCGTCGTGTTCGCGACGTGGCGCCCGGGGCGCCTTCTGATCGGCGCGCTGCTCTTCGGCGCGGTGATGGCGTTGCAGTTCTACGCGCAGGCCATCGGCGTGCCGGTGCCGACGCAGTTCCTCGCGATGCTGCCGTATATCGCGACCATCGTCGTGCTCGTGCTGATCTCGCGCAACCCGAACACGATCAAGCTCAACGCGCCGGCATCACTCGGCAAGCCGTTTTTTGCGGCGAGTTGA
- a CDS encoding ABC transporter permease: protein MIFPYRLEARPTPSRTMQLAVPVVAAVATLVIGFLIFSVVGQDPLRAMHAFFVEPLSTVNGWSELVLKASPLCLIGLGLAVGYRANVWNIGAEGQMLLGGIVAGGIAIHVGDASGWWTLPLMMIGGIAGGMLWAAIPALLKSRFNTNEILTSLMLTYVATQLLIYLVSGPWRDPEGMNFPISAMFVDDALFPRLYGDWHWSFLKGTRINASVFLTVIAIPLVWVFMRKSFAGFRMNVGGLAPLAARYAGFSDKKTIWTSLLLSGGLAGLAGMGEVAGPIGQLQAGWSPGYGFTAIIVVFVGRLHPVGIVLASLLMALLYLGGEAVQTSLQLPQALAGVFQGLLLFCLLGCDLFVNYRIRRRTPAHHVA from the coding sequence ATGATCTTTCCCTATCGACTCGAAGCGCGCCCGACGCCCTCGCGCACCATGCAGCTTGCGGTGCCCGTGGTGGCCGCCGTCGCGACGCTCGTCATCGGCTTCCTGATTTTCAGCGTCGTCGGGCAGGACCCGTTACGCGCGATGCACGCGTTCTTCGTCGAGCCCCTCTCCACCGTAAACGGCTGGTCCGAGCTTGTGCTGAAGGCGTCGCCGCTGTGCCTGATCGGGTTGGGGCTCGCGGTCGGGTATCGCGCGAACGTGTGGAACATCGGCGCGGAAGGGCAGATGCTGCTCGGCGGCATCGTGGCGGGTGGCATCGCGATCCACGTCGGCGATGCCTCCGGCTGGTGGACGCTGCCGCTGATGATGATCGGCGGCATCGCGGGCGGCATGCTGTGGGCCGCCATTCCCGCGCTGCTCAAGAGCCGCTTCAACACCAACGAGATTCTCACGAGCCTGATGCTCACCTACGTTGCGACGCAACTACTGATCTATCTGGTGAGCGGCCCGTGGCGCGACCCGGAAGGCATGAACTTCCCGATCTCCGCGATGTTCGTCGACGACGCCTTGTTCCCGCGTCTCTACGGCGACTGGCACTGGAGCTTTCTGAAGGGCACGCGCATCAACGCATCGGTGTTTCTGACGGTGATCGCGATCCCGCTCGTCTGGGTCTTCATGCGCAAGAGTTTCGCGGGCTTCCGGATGAACGTGGGCGGTCTCGCGCCGCTCGCCGCGCGCTACGCAGGCTTCTCGGACAAAAAGACGATCTGGACGTCGCTCTTGCTTTCGGGCGGACTCGCAGGGCTCGCGGGCATGGGCGAAGTGGCGGGGCCGATCGGGCAGCTTCAGGCAGGCTGGTCGCCGGGCTACGGCTTCACCGCGATCATCGTCGTATTCGTCGGGCGGCTGCATCCGGTGGGGATCGTGCTCGCCAGTTTGCTGATGGCGCTGCTCTATCTCGGCGGTGAGGCGGTGCAGACGTCGCTGCAATTGCCGCAGGCGCTCGCGGGAGTGTTCCAGGGGCTGCTGCTGTTTTGTCTCCTCGGCTGCGATCTGTTTGTCAATTACCGTATCAGGCGCAGGACGCCGGCGCACCATGTTGCTTAA
- a CDS encoding ABC transporter ATP-binding protein: MGDAIQQSTTPPRLALSGISKQYPSVKANDGVNLVVMPGEIHAVLGENGAGKSTLMKIIYGAVRPDEGEIRWQGETVEIGSPAAARKLGIGMVFQHFSLFETLTVAENIALALDDKFDMKPLSKRIRDVSKDYGLDVDPQRHVHSLTVGERQRVEIVRCLLQNPRLLIMDEPTSVLTPQAVQKLFMVLRRLAAEGCSILYISHKLDEIQALCENATVMRGGRVTGNVDPRKETHASLAQLMVGHSLPDYTRRAHTPGDALLAVRNVSVASPDPFGTSLQNVSFEVRAGEIFGIAGVSGNGQAELLAALSGEIRDRHVAADAVSICGTPAARLTAGARRRLGFAFVPEERLGRGAVPAMSLADNGLLTAHRQHMVRGGWIRAGAVRSFADRCIQAFDVRCGGSGALAQSLSGGNLQKFIVGREILQAPKVLVVAQPTWGVDVGAAGFIRQQLLDLASRGVAILVISEELEELFDICDRLAVLARGKLSPVRATGETNAEEIGLFMAGLFEGKRAAAAELDSLSK, encoded by the coding sequence ATGGGCGACGCCATTCAACAGTCGACAACGCCACCGCGCCTGGCGTTGTCCGGCATCAGCAAGCAGTACCCGTCCGTCAAGGCGAACGACGGCGTGAATCTCGTCGTCATGCCGGGCGAGATTCACGCGGTGCTCGGCGAAAACGGCGCGGGCAAGTCCACGCTGATGAAGATCATCTACGGAGCGGTGCGCCCGGACGAGGGCGAGATCCGCTGGCAGGGCGAGACCGTCGAGATCGGCAGTCCGGCGGCGGCGCGCAAGCTCGGCATCGGCATGGTGTTTCAGCACTTCTCGCTGTTCGAAACCCTGACGGTCGCCGAAAACATCGCGCTCGCGCTCGACGACAAGTTCGACATGAAGCCGCTTTCGAAGCGCATTCGCGACGTGTCGAAGGACTATGGACTCGACGTCGATCCGCAGCGGCACGTTCATAGCCTGACGGTCGGCGAGCGGCAGCGCGTGGAGATCGTGCGATGCCTCTTGCAGAACCCGCGGCTGCTTATCATGGACGAGCCGACTTCCGTGCTCACGCCGCAGGCCGTGCAAAAGCTCTTCATGGTGCTGCGCCGGCTCGCGGCCGAAGGCTGCAGCATTCTCTATATCAGCCACAAACTCGACGAAATCCAGGCGCTCTGCGAAAACGCCACGGTGATGCGCGGCGGCCGCGTGACCGGCAACGTCGATCCGCGCAAGGAAACGCATGCGTCGCTTGCGCAGTTGATGGTCGGTCATTCGCTGCCTGACTACACGCGCCGCGCCCACACGCCGGGCGATGCGCTGCTCGCGGTCAGGAATGTTTCGGTGGCGAGTCCGGACCCGTTCGGGACGTCGCTGCAGAACGTGTCGTTTGAGGTGCGCGCGGGCGAAATCTTCGGCATCGCGGGCGTGTCGGGTAATGGCCAGGCGGAACTGCTTGCGGCGCTCTCGGGCGAGATTCGCGACCGCCACGTGGCAGCCGATGCCGTGTCGATTTGCGGTACGCCCGCCGCGCGGCTCACGGCAGGCGCGCGGCGGCGGCTCGGCTTCGCGTTCGTGCCGGAAGAGCGGCTCGGCCGGGGCGCGGTCCCGGCCATGTCGCTCGCGGACAACGGGCTGCTGACCGCGCATCGGCAACACATGGTGCGCGGCGGCTGGATTCGCGCGGGCGCGGTGCGCAGCTTCGCGGATCGCTGCATTCAGGCGTTCGACGTGCGCTGCGGTGGCAGCGGCGCGCTTGCGCAGAGCCTGTCGGGCGGCAACTTGCAGAAGTTCATCGTCGGACGCGAGATTCTGCAGGCGCCGAAGGTGCTCGTCGTTGCGCAGCCGACCTGGGGCGTCGATGTCGGCGCGGCCGGTTTCATCCGCCAGCAATTGCTCGATCTCGCGTCGCGCGGCGTGGCCATTCTCGTGATTTCAGAAGAGCTCGAAGAACTGTTCGACATTTGCGACCGGCTCGCGGTGCTCGCGCGCGGCAAGCTCTCGCCGGTGCGTGCCACGGGCGAGACGAACGCCGAGGAAATCGGTCTCTTCATGGCCGGGCTTTTCGAAGGCAAGCGCGCGGCCGCAGCCGAACTGGATTCTCTGAGCAAATAA
- a CDS encoding LysR substrate-binding domain-containing protein gives MSQQREAIDTYLLRVLHTLLMERSVTRAAVKLNQSQPAISAALRRLRDITGDPLLVRGKSGMVPTEYGLRLLEPTQNALREIERIKVQQHNFDPSTSVRCYRIGCPDYLNVLFVPTVVERFRQAAPNATLEFHSLGPAFDYELALEDGKLDIVVGNWPEPPEQLHLSNLFVDKIVCLVSNTHPFAKRGGLTLDQYLNAPHLAPTPYSVGQRGAIDVHLARERLKRHVVVTLPYFNLAPYVLIKSDLVFTTTRLFAAHYAKFLPLAVVPAPLDFPPMQYYQLWHERCHYSDEVRWLRGLVAEATRSLIDQP, from the coding sequence ATGAGTCAGCAACGCGAGGCGATCGATACGTATCTATTGCGCGTCTTGCATACCTTGCTGATGGAACGCAGCGTCACCCGCGCGGCCGTCAAGCTCAATCAGTCCCAACCCGCCATCAGTGCCGCACTGCGCCGCCTGCGCGATATCACCGGCGATCCGCTGCTCGTGCGCGGCAAATCCGGCATGGTGCCGACCGAATACGGCCTGCGCCTGCTGGAACCGACGCAGAACGCGCTGCGCGAGATCGAGCGCATCAAGGTCCAGCAGCACAACTTCGATCCTTCGACATCCGTGCGGTGCTATCGCATCGGCTGTCCCGACTATCTGAACGTGCTCTTCGTGCCGACGGTCGTCGAGCGTTTCCGGCAGGCCGCGCCGAACGCGACGCTCGAATTTCACTCGCTCGGCCCCGCGTTCGATTACGAACTGGCGCTCGAAGACGGCAAGCTCGATATCGTCGTCGGCAACTGGCCGGAACCGCCCGAGCAACTGCATCTGTCGAATCTCTTCGTCGACAAGATCGTGTGTCTCGTCAGCAACACGCACCCGTTCGCCAAGCGCGGCGGGCTCACGCTCGATCAATACCTCAACGCGCCGCATCTGGCGCCTACGCCCTATTCCGTCGGTCAGCGCGGAGCAATCGACGTGCATCTCGCGCGCGAGCGCCTGAAGCGCCATGTCGTCGTCACGCTGCCGTACTTCAATCTCGCGCCTTACGTGCTCATCAAGTCGGATCTCGTCTTTACGACCACGCGCCTTTTCGCCGCCCATTACGCGAAGTTCCTGCCGCTGGCGGTAGTGCCCGCGCCGCTCGACTTCCCGCCCATGCAGTATTACCAGCTTTGGCATGAGCGGTGTCACTACTCCGACGAAGTGCGCTGGCTGCGCGGCCTCGTCGCGGAGGCGACGCGCTCGCTGATCGATCAGCCGTGA
- a CDS encoding 8-oxoguanine deaminase, producing the protein MNATPRSLLVKNAHMLVTMDADRREIADGGLFIEGNRIVAVGPTSELPQTADDVLDMRGHLVVPGLVNTHHHMYQSLTRAVPAAQNAELFGWLTNLYKIWAHLTPEMISVSTTTAMAELLLSGCTTSSDHLYIYPNGSRLDDSIAAAREIGMRFHAARGSMSVGQKDGGLPPDSVVEKEDAILKDSQRLIETYHDEGRYAMLRVVVAPCSPFSVSRELMRDSAALARRYGVSLHTHLAENVNDVAYSREKFGMTPAEYAEDLGWVGHDVWHAHCVQLDKPGIDLFARTGTGVAHCPCSNMRLASGIAPIRAMRDAGVPVGLGVDGSASNDGAQMVAEVRQALLLQRVGFGPDAMTAREALEIATLGGAKVLNRDDIGALAPGMAADFVSFDLSQPAFAGALHDPVAALVFCAPSQVATSVIDGKVVVKEGRLTTVDLRAVVERHNALAGELANAAQ; encoded by the coding sequence ATGAATGCGACACCCCGCAGCCTGCTCGTCAAAAACGCCCACATGCTCGTCACGATGGACGCAGATCGCCGCGAAATCGCCGATGGCGGCCTCTTTATCGAAGGCAACCGCATCGTCGCGGTCGGGCCGACGAGCGAGCTTCCGCAGACCGCCGACGACGTGCTCGACATGCGCGGGCATCTCGTCGTTCCCGGCCTCGTCAACACGCATCACCACATGTATCAGAGCCTGACGCGCGCCGTTCCCGCCGCGCAGAACGCCGAACTTTTCGGCTGGCTCACGAACCTGTACAAGATCTGGGCGCATCTGACGCCCGAGATGATCTCCGTCTCCACGACGACCGCGATGGCCGAACTGCTGCTCTCCGGCTGCACGACGTCGAGCGATCACTTGTATATCTATCCGAACGGCAGCCGCCTCGACGACAGCATCGCGGCGGCGCGCGAGATCGGCATGCGCTTTCACGCGGCGCGCGGCAGCATGAGCGTCGGCCAGAAAGACGGCGGGCTGCCGCCGGATTCGGTCGTCGAGAAGGAAGACGCGATCCTGAAGGACTCGCAGCGCCTCATCGAGACGTATCACGACGAAGGCCGTTACGCGATGCTGCGCGTGGTCGTCGCGCCGTGCTCGCCGTTTTCGGTGAGCCGCGAGTTGATGCGCGATTCGGCCGCGCTCGCGCGTCGGTACGGCGTCTCGCTGCACACGCATCTGGCGGAAAACGTGAACGATGTCGCGTACAGCCGCGAGAAGTTCGGTATGACGCCCGCCGAATATGCCGAGGATCTGGGCTGGGTCGGCCACGACGTATGGCACGCGCACTGTGTCCAGCTCGACAAACCGGGCATCGACCTTTTCGCGCGCACGGGCACGGGCGTGGCGCACTGTCCGTGCTCGAACATGCGGCTCGCGTCCGGCATCGCGCCCATTCGCGCGATGCGCGACGCAGGCGTGCCGGTCGGGCTGGGCGTGGATGGCTCGGCATCGAACGACGGCGCGCAGATGGTCGCCGAAGTGCGGCAGGCGCTTTTGCTCCAGCGCGTCGGCTTCGGACCGGACGCGATGACCGCGCGCGAGGCCCTCGAAATTGCGACGCTCGGCGGAGCGAAAGTGCTGAATCGAGACGACATCGGCGCGCTCGCGCCCGGGATGGCGGCGGATTTCGTCTCGTTCGATCTGTCGCAGCCGGCGTTCGCGGGCGCGCTGCACGATCCGGTCGCGGCGCTCGTGTTCTGCGCGCCGTCGCAGGTCGCGACGAGCGTCATCGACGGGAAAGTGGTCGTGAAAGAAGGGCGCCTGACGACAGTGGATTTGCGCGCGGTCGTCGAGCGGCATAACGCGCTGGCGGGCGAACTGGCGAACGCAGCGCAGTGA
- the uraH gene encoding hydroxyisourate hydrolase encodes MGKLTTHVLDTAHGRPGANIQVELFALSGDTRRAIKTTRTNDDGRCDAPLLEGAELETGEYELVFHAGDYFAGLGVKVPEPRFVDRVVLRFGIADKAAHYHVPLLVSPWAYSTYRGS; translated from the coding sequence ATGGGCAAGCTCACCACCCACGTCCTCGACACCGCGCACGGCCGCCCCGGCGCGAACATCCAAGTCGAGCTCTTCGCGCTATCCGGCGACACCCGGCGCGCAATCAAGACCACCCGAACCAACGACGACGGCCGCTGCGACGCGCCGCTTCTCGAAGGCGCGGAACTCGAAACCGGCGAATACGAACTCGTCTTTCACGCGGGCGATTACTTCGCCGGGCTCGGCGTGAAAGTGCCGGAGCCACGCTTTGTCGATCGCGTCGTGCTGCGCTTTGGCATTGCGGACAAAGCCGCGCACTATCACGTGCCGCTCCTCGTTTCACCGTGGGCGTACAGCACGTATCGCGGCAGCTAA